A portion of the Halobacillus ihumii genome contains these proteins:
- a CDS encoding ABC transporter substrate-binding protein — MKGKKFYTGIASALLASSIALTGCSFSSGDESASESSGDAVTVDVFQFKVEFKEQFEELVSMYEEENPDVNINVKTVGGGNDYGAALKTSFSSGEEPDIFNIGGPTDVQQYEKYLADLSDTKAAKAALDGTLTSVKKDGQILGLPYNQEGYGLLYNKKVFEEAGINPDEIKTMDDLESAVKKLDSNKEELGIKAPFAFPAKEKWVIGNHLANAYIAEEFNHSVMDAYEADTIKFEMADQMKRFLDLQNDYSIQPTLSLDYSQQVEEYFSLGKVAMIQQGNWVYNTIASMDEEFAQNNVGLLPIPVEGYEGIPVGVPNYWVVNKESEDEVVQASKEFLDWMYTSETGKKFVTEKFKFIPAYEGYEDLEIADPISQEIYEYVKAEKTLGWVFLGAPIGWTEDAFGVAVQEYIAGKITWEEVLEQSRKAWEQSRK, encoded by the coding sequence ATGAAGGGGAAAAAGTTTTACACGGGAATTGCTTCCGCGTTGCTGGCATCGAGTATTGCATTAACAGGATGCTCATTCTCATCAGGAGACGAAAGTGCAAGTGAATCTTCTGGAGATGCAGTAACTGTAGATGTGTTCCAGTTTAAAGTGGAGTTTAAAGAGCAATTTGAAGAGCTTGTCTCTATGTATGAAGAAGAAAACCCTGATGTAAACATTAATGTTAAAACAGTAGGGGGAGGTAACGATTACGGTGCTGCCTTGAAAACATCCTTCTCTTCTGGTGAAGAGCCTGACATTTTCAATATTGGTGGACCAACTGATGTACAGCAATATGAAAAGTATTTAGCTGACCTATCTGATACAAAAGCTGCCAAAGCTGCTCTTGATGGCACGCTTACAAGTGTTAAAAAAGATGGCCAAATTCTAGGTCTTCCGTATAACCAGGAAGGTTATGGACTGCTTTATAATAAGAAGGTTTTTGAAGAAGCAGGAATCAATCCAGATGAAATTAAAACAATGGACGATCTTGAGTCCGCTGTCAAAAAACTGGATAGTAATAAAGAAGAGCTCGGTATAAAAGCACCATTCGCCTTCCCGGCTAAAGAAAAGTGGGTCATTGGGAACCACCTTGCTAATGCTTACATCGCTGAAGAATTTAATCACAGTGTGATGGATGCTTATGAAGCAGATACGATTAAATTTGAAATGGCGGACCAAATGAAACGATTCTTAGATTTGCAAAATGATTATTCTATTCAGCCTACATTGAGTCTTGACTACTCTCAACAAGTCGAAGAATATTTCTCACTTGGCAAGGTAGCCATGATTCAACAAGGAAACTGGGTATATAACACGATCGCTTCAATGGATGAGGAATTCGCACAGAACAATGTAGGCCTTCTTCCGATTCCTGTAGAAGGTTATGAAGGAATTCCGGTAGGCGTACCCAACTACTGGGTGGTCAATAAAGAATCAGAAGATGAAGTAGTACAAGCTAGTAAGGAATTTCTTGATTGGATGTACACTTCTGAAACAGGTAAGAAGTTTGTAACGGAAAAATTCAAGTTCATCCCTGCCTACGAAGGGTATGAAGACCTTGAAATTGCAGATCCAATTTCACAAGAAATCTATGAATATGTAAAAGCAGAAAAAACGTTAGGCTGGGTATTCCTGGGAGCACCTATTGGCTGGACTGAGGACGCGTTTGGTGTTGCTGTGCAGGAATATATTGCCGGCAAAATTACTTGGGAAGAGGTCCTAGAGCAATCGAGAAAAGCCTGGGAACAATCCCGTAAGTAG
- a CDS encoding acyltransferase, producing the protein MRRVSTIDFVKFIAMFFIVYIHSHSFKEVDFLGINGERIDFFIDTFARFGVPFFFMVAGYLVVNQVERKGGQYFPKYISTLINLYAAWFLFFFMYDLVMLILEKGFTSEPIIEYISTFLTLDIFYYGAGHTQYHLWYLPAAIWAMVIFALFYYFDKIKWLLVLSFLLYVIGLFDQSYSGIYNLSFESRDGTFFGIFYVTLGGTIAKYQPQFIKLSHQWKAWVWGLVFIGFSVLQFLERHITAHELGGSGGNYFISTIFVSLSLFMFILRLPHVGKESTINKVGKNTVGIYVIHTAVMDVTNRLVDYAGISVIRESLLWGLLFTPYLFLVSYLLYISIQRLKPKYI; encoded by the coding sequence ATGAGACGAGTTTCAACCATTGATTTTGTGAAATTCATCGCTATGTTTTTTATCGTTTATATTCATTCCCATTCATTTAAGGAAGTAGATTTTCTCGGGATCAATGGAGAGCGAATTGACTTCTTTATCGATACGTTTGCCCGTTTTGGAGTACCTTTTTTCTTTATGGTCGCAGGGTACTTAGTGGTAAACCAGGTGGAGCGAAAGGGCGGACAGTATTTCCCTAAATATATATCAACTTTAATAAATTTGTATGCCGCGTGGTTCTTGTTTTTCTTTATGTACGATTTAGTTATGCTGATTCTTGAAAAAGGATTTACGAGTGAACCAATTATTGAATATATCAGCACCTTTTTAACGTTAGATATTTTTTATTATGGTGCAGGACACACGCAATACCATCTCTGGTATTTACCGGCGGCGATTTGGGCCATGGTTATTTTTGCTCTGTTTTACTATTTTGATAAAATTAAATGGTTACTGGTGCTTAGTTTCCTATTATATGTCATTGGTCTGTTTGATCAATCTTACTCAGGGATCTATAATCTTAGCTTCGAATCTCGTGATGGAACATTCTTTGGAATTTTTTACGTAACACTTGGTGGTACCATTGCTAAGTATCAACCCCAATTTATTAAGCTTTCTCATCAATGGAAGGCATGGGTGTGGGGATTGGTGTTCATCGGCTTCTCCGTTTTACAGTTCCTTGAGAGACATATAACAGCACATGAGCTCGGTGGAAGCGGCGGAAATTACTTCATTTCAACCATATTCGTTTCGCTTTCGCTATTCATGTTCATCCTGAGACTGCCGCATGTAGGGAAAGAGTCAACCATTAATAAAGTTGGCAAGAACACAGTAGGAATTTACGTGATTCACACCGCGGTTATGGATGTAACAAACCGGCTGGTTGATTATGCCGGCATTAGTGTGATCAGGGAAAGTTTGCTTTGGGGGCTGCTTTTTACTCCTTATTTGTTTTTAGTATCTTATTTACTGTATATCAGCATTCAACGCCTAAAACCAAAATATATATAA